The following proteins are co-located in the Sporosarcina pasteurii genome:
- a CDS encoding replication initiation and membrane attachment family protein codes for MVALFRELQPIDGYRIRLSQPFSNYDRQLLTLFYQPLIGSEAMSLFMTLWADAEQVEEREYNHYHLMNLLTMPLAPIFEARISLEAIGLMRTYVKTEGDVRTFLYELSPPLDAKAFFEDPLLSTFLFSKIGEQAYRNLRSRFTIANAELDEFKEVSRTFLDVYKPVTHRIDIDEGDKHAVIGRRNAEGVPFEQDEFDFNLLRSGLSEQMVPQAALASVSKELISKLAFLYSLTPLDMQKVVMMALDEKLELPEARLRKAAADFYKMNTSKTPPVLQKTFTQPPTPTVEQKEMTREEELIYYLENTAPIDMLRDLNGKEPLPVDVQLAERLVNTHELPVGVVNVLLQFVFIRNDGKITNNYVERIASHWMNKKVSNAREALEFSRKEHDKYMQWKNEEKKPATYNRKPVREGMVPEWFYKKEQQEKSEEHVAPETEKKQKESTEDNADIEERRRKLRERLSRRSKGVN; via the coding sequence ATGGTCGCGCTTTTTAGGGAATTACAGCCAATCGATGGATACAGAATAAGATTGTCGCAACCATTTTCCAATTACGATCGGCAACTCCTCACATTATTCTATCAACCGCTTATCGGTTCTGAGGCGATGAGTTTGTTTATGACGCTTTGGGCGGATGCTGAACAAGTGGAGGAACGCGAATATAATCATTATCATTTAATGAATTTATTGACAATGCCGCTCGCACCGATTTTTGAAGCACGGATTTCACTTGAAGCCATCGGTTTAATGCGTACGTATGTGAAAACTGAAGGAGATGTGCGAACGTTTTTATATGAGTTGTCTCCACCGCTCGATGCAAAAGCTTTTTTTGAAGATCCATTGTTATCAACTTTTCTTTTTAGTAAAATTGGTGAACAGGCCTATCGTAATTTAAGAAGTCGATTCACAATTGCGAATGCAGAACTAGATGAATTTAAAGAGGTTTCGAGAACTTTTCTTGACGTGTACAAGCCGGTCACTCATCGAATTGATATAGATGAAGGGGACAAGCATGCAGTGATTGGGCGTAGAAATGCGGAAGGGGTTCCTTTTGAGCAAGATGAATTCGATTTTAACTTATTACGTTCAGGTTTGTCTGAACAAATGGTTCCACAAGCGGCATTAGCTTCTGTATCGAAGGAGCTTATTTCAAAGTTGGCATTTCTGTATTCATTAACCCCTTTAGATATGCAAAAAGTTGTGATGATGGCACTTGATGAGAAATTAGAGCTACCAGAAGCGAGACTTCGAAAAGCGGCTGCTGATTTTTATAAAATGAACACATCAAAAACGCCACCAGTTTTACAAAAGACATTCACACAACCACCGACGCCGACTGTCGAACAAAAGGAAATGACGAGAGAAGAAGAATTGATTTATTATCTAGAAAATACAGCCCCTATCGATATGTTACGGGATTTAAATGGTAAAGAACCGTTGCCTGTCGATGTACAACTTGCGGAAAGACTGGTCAATACGCATGAATTGCCAGTTGGGGTTGTCAATGTACTGTTGCAATTTGTATTTATTCGTAACGACGGCAAAATTACGAATAATTATGTCGAGCGAATTGCTTCTCATTGGATGAATAAAAAAGTTTCCAATGCAAGAGAAGCATTGGAATTTTCGCGTAAAGAACATGATAAATATATGCAGTGGAAAAATGAAGAGAAGAAGCCTGCTACGTATAATCGGAAACCAGTTCGTGAAGGCATGGTGCCTGAATGGTTTTATAAAAAAGAGCAACAGGAAAAATCAGAGGAACATGTAGCACCTGAAACAGAGAAAAAGCAAAAAGAATCTACTGAAGATAATGCGGATATCGAAGAACGCCGCAGAAAGTTACGTGAAAGATTAAGCCGAAGAAGTAAAGGTGTGAACTAA
- the dnaI gene encoding primosomal protein DnaI, which translates to MEPIKETLKRVVNAPSFATRYDEMRREILENANVQKFLSDHADELNKDIVDRSLGKLYEYTTASIGCDKCNSLTECTNIMKGFEPKLVLKSNLIDIEYVKCQLKLIDEDRRNISKMIESMYMPKDVMEAKLEDIDFEGNAHKSRLTVIEKAEKFLYELDETGKLPRRGLYIHGPFGIGKSFILGALANELAQRRIRTVAVYVPEFLREIKQSIQDQTLNEKVDYVKKAPVLILDDFGAEAMTSWTRDEILGAILQYRMAEQLPTFFTSNLSFKELEHHLTYTQRGEKDVVKAARIMERIQTVARPVELSGENRRLK; encoded by the coding sequence ATCGAGCCGATTAAAGAAACATTAAAAAGAGTTGTGAATGCACCAAGCTTTGCAACACGCTATGATGAAATGCGACGGGAAATATTGGAAAATGCCAACGTCCAAAAGTTTTTATCTGATCATGCGGATGAATTAAATAAAGATATTGTTGACCGTAGTTTAGGTAAACTATATGAGTACACGACGGCATCAATTGGTTGTGATAAATGTAATTCTTTAACAGAATGTACCAATATTATGAAAGGCTTTGAGCCCAAATTAGTGTTGAAGAGCAACTTAATTGATATTGAATATGTGAAATGTCAATTAAAACTCATTGACGAGGACCGCCGTAACATCTCTAAAATGATTGAAAGTATGTATATGCCAAAAGATGTCATGGAGGCAAAGCTAGAAGACATAGATTTTGAAGGCAATGCACACAAAAGTCGTTTAACAGTTATAGAGAAAGCGGAGAAGTTTTTATACGAATTAGATGAAACTGGAAAGTTGCCAAGACGTGGTCTATATATTCATGGTCCTTTCGGGATTGGGAAATCATTTATTCTCGGAGCGCTTGCGAATGAGCTTGCTCAGCGTCGAATTAGAACCGTTGCTGTGTATGTGCCGGAGTTTTTACGGGAAATCAAACAATCTATTCAAGATCAAACGTTAAATGAAAAAGTAGACTATGTAAAAAAAGCACCAGTGTTAATTTTAGATGATTTTGGTGCGGAAGCGATGACTTCTTGGACGAGAGATGAAATTCTTGGGGCAATATTACAATATCGAATGGCAGAACAATTGCCGACATTTTTCACGTCAAACCTAAGTTTTAAAGAATTGGAACATCACTTAACTTATACGCAACGTGGTGAAAAAGATGTTGTGAAAGCTGCCAGAATTATGGAGCGTATTCAAACTGTTGCACGGCCTGTGGAATTGAGTGGTGAAAATAGGCGATTAAAATAA
- the thrS gene encoding threonine--tRNA ligase: MAEMIKLQFPDGTIKEFPSGTTTEDVAASISPGLRRNAIAGKLDETLIDFKTPIESDGKISIITPDSPEALEILRHSSAHVLAQAVKRLFKDAKFGVGPVIENGFYYDVDSSEPITAEDLPAIEKEMKQIINENFEIKRIEVSREEAKKLFEEIGDEYKLELIDAIPEGEQVTLYEQGEFVDLCRGVHVPSTSKLREFKLLSVAGAYWRGDSNNKMLQRIYGTAFFKKDELKKHLKMLEEAKERDHRKIGRELDLFMNSQKVGQGLPMWLPKGATVRRIVERYIVDKEEKLGYHHVYTPVLGSSELYKTSGHWDHYQDDMFPVMSMDNEDLVLRPMNCPHHMMIYKNGIHSYRNLPLRIAELGTMHRYEMSGALSGLQRVRGMTLNDAHIFVRPDQIQEEFKRVVQLIIDVYKDFDITDYSFRVSYRDPEDKEKYFDDDAMWDRAQSMLKEAMDDLGLDYVEAEGEAAFYGPKLDVQVKTALGVEETLSTVQLDFLLPERFDLTYVGEDGKHHRPVVIHRGVVSTMERFVAYLIEEYKGAFPTWLAPVQVQVIPVSPDVHFDYANDVREKLVAAGFRVELDERDEKIGYKIREAQMQKIPYMLVLGDKEIESGEVNVRKYGEKKSESIPFESFIELLNAEVKK; encoded by the coding sequence ATGGCTGAAATGATTAAATTACAATTTCCAGACGGTACGATAAAGGAATTTCCGAGTGGTACGACGACTGAAGATGTTGCAGCATCGATTAGTCCTGGATTAAGAAGAAATGCAATTGCAGGAAAGCTAGATGAAACATTAATTGATTTCAAAACACCGATTGAGTCAGATGGAAAAATTTCCATTATCACACCAGACTCACCGGAAGCACTTGAAATTTTACGTCATAGTTCAGCACACGTGCTTGCACAAGCCGTTAAGCGACTATTCAAAGATGCGAAGTTTGGCGTTGGGCCAGTCATTGAAAACGGTTTTTACTACGATGTAGATTCGTCTGAGCCAATTACAGCTGAAGATTTACCGGCGATCGAAAAAGAAATGAAACAAATTATTAATGAAAACTTTGAGATCAAACGAATCGAAGTATCACGCGAAGAAGCGAAAAAGCTTTTTGAAGAAATTGGCGATGAATACAAATTGGAGTTAATCGATGCGATTCCTGAAGGAGAACAAGTAACGCTTTATGAACAAGGTGAATTTGTTGACCTATGTCGCGGCGTTCACGTTCCATCCACATCAAAATTACGCGAATTTAAATTATTAAGTGTTGCGGGCGCGTATTGGCGCGGAGATTCAAACAATAAAATGTTACAGCGTATCTATGGAACGGCATTTTTCAAAAAAGATGAACTGAAAAAACATTTGAAAATGCTTGAAGAAGCGAAAGAGCGTGACCACCGTAAAATTGGGCGTGAGTTAGACTTATTTATGAACTCTCAAAAAGTTGGACAAGGACTTCCAATGTGGCTGCCAAAAGGGGCAACAGTTCGCCGTATCGTTGAGCGTTATATTGTTGATAAAGAAGAAAAACTAGGCTACCATCACGTATATACACCGGTTCTTGGCAGCTCTGAGTTATATAAGACAAGTGGCCATTGGGACCATTACCAAGACGATATGTTCCCAGTGATGAGCATGGACAATGAAGATCTAGTGCTTCGTCCAATGAACTGTCCACACCATATGATGATTTATAAAAATGGCATTCACTCATACAGAAATTTACCGTTAAGAATTGCGGAACTAGGCACAATGCATCGTTATGAAATGTCAGGTGCATTATCAGGATTACAACGTGTTCGTGGCATGACATTAAACGATGCGCACATCTTTGTAAGACCAGACCAAATTCAAGAGGAATTTAAACGTGTCGTTCAGTTAATCATTGATGTCTATAAAGACTTTGATATTACAGATTACTCATTCCGTGTCTCTTATCGCGATCCAGAAGATAAAGAAAAGTACTTTGACGACGATGCGATGTGGGACCGCGCACAAAGCATGTTAAAAGAAGCGATGGATGATCTCGGTTTAGATTATGTTGAAGCAGAAGGCGAAGCAGCGTTTTACGGACCTAAATTAGACGTTCAAGTAAAAACAGCACTTGGTGTGGAAGAAACATTATCAACTGTACAACTTGACTTCTTATTACCAGAGCGCTTCGACTTAACGTATGTAGGAGAAGATGGTAAGCACCATCGTCCAGTCGTTATTCACCGTGGTGTTGTCAGCACGATGGAACGCTTTGTTGCATACTTAATTGAAGAATATAAAGGTGCATTCCCAACATGGTTAGCACCAGTCCAAGTACAAGTAATTCCGGTATCACCAGACGTACATTTCGACTATGCGAATGATGTGCGTGAAAAACTTGTAGCAGCCGGATTCCGCGTTGAACTAGACGAACGTGACGAAAAAATTGGCTATAAAATCCGTGAAGCACAAATGCAAAAAATCCCTTACATGCTTGTTCTAGGCGATAAAGAAATCGAATCTGGCGAAGTCAACGTCCGTAAATATGGCGAGAAAAAGTCAGAAAGCATTCCATTTGAATCGTTTATTGAACTGTTGAATGCTGAAGTGAAAAAATAA
- the infC gene encoding translation initiation factor IF-3 — protein MNVNQGIRAREVRLIDQNGEQLGIKSRNEALEIASRVNLDLVLVAPKAKPPVARVMDYGKFKFEQQKREREVRRNQKVINLKEVRLSPTIDEHDFQTKLRNAIRFLQNGDKVKASIRFRGRAITHKEIGQRVLDRFAEECKELATIEQRPKMEGRSMFLVLAPTVEK, from the coding sequence ATGAACGTAAATCAGGGGATCCGTGCCCGTGAGGTTCGCTTAATTGATCAAAACGGTGAACAGTTGGGAATTAAATCCCGAAATGAAGCACTTGAAATTGCATCTCGTGTTAATTTAGATCTTGTTCTTGTCGCACCAAAAGCAAAACCCCCAGTTGCTCGTGTCATGGACTATGGAAAGTTCAAGTTTGAGCAACAGAAAAGAGAACGTGAAGTACGTAGAAATCAAAAAGTTATCAATTTAAAAGAAGTGCGTTTAAGCCCGACTATTGATGAACATGATTTTCAAACAAAACTTCGTAACGCAATTCGGTTTTTGCAAAACGGTGACAAAGTAAAAGCGTCAATTCGTTTCAGAGGCCGTGCAATTACACATAAAGAAATCGGACAACGTGTCTTAGACCGTTTCGCCGAAGAGTGTAAAGAGCTAGCTACGATTGAACAACGACCGAAAATGGAAGGTCGCAGCATGTTCTTAGTCCTAGCGCCAACTGTTGAGAAATAA
- the rpmI gene encoding 50S ribosomal protein L35: protein MSKMKTHKGSAKRFKKTGTGKVKRGRAYTSHLFANKTTKAKRHLRKASLVSSGDYKRIREMITNMK, encoded by the coding sequence ATGTCTAAGATGAAGACTCATAAAGGATCAGCGAAGCGTTTCAAAAAAACAGGTACAGGTAAAGTAAAACGTGGCCGTGCATACACAAGTCACCTTTTCGCAAACAAAACGACTAAAGCAAAACGTCACCTGCGTAAAGCTTCACTTGTTTCTTCAGGCGACTACAAGCGTATTCGCGAAATGATCACTAACATGAAATAA
- the rplT gene encoding 50S ribosomal protein L20 — protein sequence MPRVKSGVERRKRRNRVLKLAKGYYGSKHRLYKVANQQVMKSFNYAYRDRRQKKREFRKLWITRINAAARINDLSYSQMMHGLKVAGIDINRKMLADLAVTDAQAFAQLAETAKKAVAK from the coding sequence ATGCCACGTGTAAAAAGTGGAGTAGAAAGACGCAAACGTCGTAATCGCGTATTAAAATTAGCTAAAGGTTACTATGGCTCAAAACATAGACTTTATAAAGTTGCAAACCAACAAGTAATGAAATCATTTAACTATGCATACCGGGATCGTCGTCAAAAGAAACGTGAATTCCGTAAACTATGGATCACACGTATTAATGCAGCAGCACGTATCAATGATCTTTCATATAGCCAAATGATGCACGGTCTTAAAGTCGCAGGTATCGACATTAACCGTAAAATGCTTGCTGACCTTGCAGTAACTGATGCACAAGCATTCGCGCAACTTGCGGAAACTGCAAAAAAAGCAGTTGCAAAATAA
- a CDS encoding DUF1294 domain-containing protein, with protein MQEVILMWIGIMSLWAFSAMGYDKRQSKKKAKRIPEKNLWLLAIIGGGIGAYLGMQIFRHKSRYTSFRVGFLMLALAYGALILYLLGVAVPTQSTV; from the coding sequence ATGCAAGAAGTCATTCTCATGTGGATAGGGATTATGTCACTATGGGCTTTTTCGGCAATGGGTTACGATAAACGGCAATCAAAGAAAAAGGCAAAAAGAATTCCAGAAAAAAATCTCTGGTTACTTGCAATTATCGGTGGCGGCATTGGCGCTTATTTAGGTATGCAAATATTTCGCCATAAATCAAGATATACTTCATTCCGCGTTGGCTTTTTAATGTTAGCACTTGCATATGGCGCACTGATTCTTTATTTGCTTGGCGTCGCGGTACCTACTCAATCAACCGTATAA
- a CDS encoding sigma-w pathway protein ysdB, with the protein MGLLIRIAIIVLIIYLFYRGIRYLTDPKRKLDDAYEAERYYFYDDVKNVRKNFFITYKGAMFEGEKYLGTTENSFDVVTIFVWVKNEAKLQGFTKDDFLFLQSEIQSNYPTAEINWKNPIEKLMKN; encoded by the coding sequence ATGGGACTCTTAATTCGTATCGCCATCATCGTATTAATTATTTATTTGTTTTACCGTGGGATTCGTTATCTGACTGACCCTAAACGGAAACTAGATGATGCATATGAAGCTGAACGATATTATTTTTACGATGATGTAAAAAATGTACGCAAAAACTTTTTTATTACGTATAAAGGCGCCATGTTCGAAGGGGAAAAGTATTTGGGCACGACTGAAAATTCTTTTGATGTAGTCACCATCTTCGTTTGGGTTAAAAATGAAGCAAAATTACAAGGCTTTACTAAGGATGACTTCCTTTTTCTACAATCGGAAATCCAATCCAATTATCCGACCGCTGAAATTAATTGGAAAAATCCTATCGAAAAGCTTATGAAGAATTAA
- the dut gene encoding dUTP diphosphatase, with protein MEFTLKINLIHEDAKMPNRANEGDAGLDIFSVEEKIVKAGETALISTGIQMELPKGTEAQIRPRSGLALKHAVTVLNSPGTIDEGYRGELKIILINHGKEDFKVEKHMRIAQMVIAPVLQVTLEQTNTLTNSDRGQGGFGSSGK; from the coding sequence TTGGAATTTACATTAAAAATTAATTTAATACATGAAGATGCGAAAATGCCGAATCGAGCAAATGAAGGAGATGCAGGACTCGATATCTTTTCTGTTGAAGAGAAAATCGTGAAAGCAGGAGAGACAGCTTTAATCAGTACGGGGATTCAAATGGAATTGCCGAAAGGAACGGAAGCGCAAATTAGGCCAAGAAGTGGTTTAGCATTAAAACACGCAGTTACGGTTTTAAATAGCCCAGGAACAATTGATGAAGGCTATAGAGGAGAGTTGAAAATTATATTAATCAACCATGGAAAAGAAGACTTTAAAGTGGAAAAACATATGAGAATCGCACAAATGGTCATTGCTCCTGTGTTGCAAGTGACGTTGGAACAAACAAACACACTAACCAATTCGGATAGAGGGCAAGGCGGATTCGGGTCTTCAGGAAAATAA
- a CDS encoding carbon starvation protein A produces the protein MNAIVLALIGMLILALGYRYYSKIVAEKIFRLDPNYVTPAHRYKDDVDFVPTNKFVLWGHHFTSVAGAAPIVGPAIAVYWGWLPAFLWVILGTVFAAGVHDFGTLVLSVRHKGQSVGTLAHRLIGQRAKILFLFIILILVLMVNAVFAWVISNLFIQFPASVLPVFIQIPLAVWIGHAVYKRKQKMLVPSLIALAVMYITAVFSSEFSFLQIDLVRYMGGENGAGLFGLGAVSTAFFIWIVVLMIYVYIASILPVWKLLQPRDFINSHQLVVGLGILYIGLLFVNPTITAPATNAVSDVSWFPLLFITIACGAISGFHGLVSSGTSSKQLNKETDARFVGYLGAVGEGVLALISIIAVITFFPNKEAFSASYSSFAAASSGGLGNFVKGASNLAMGLGIPTSISTTIVSIIVVSFAATTLDSSLRLMRYIISELGVEYKIPVLEKKHVATSVAVVSSAALVLLPKGPQGFGSGGYLLWPLFGTANQLLAGISLLLISIWLKRLGRNYLVTIIPMAFVMFMTLWAMFQQVIFEWSFIGTSSNMLLFIFGAIIFVFAVWIMLTAISALSGKYDHKISSQEED, from the coding sequence ATGAATGCAATCGTATTAGCATTAATTGGTATGTTGATTTTGGCGTTAGGTTATCGTTATTATTCAAAAATTGTTGCAGAAAAAATATTTCGCCTCGATCCAAATTATGTAACACCTGCTCATAGATATAAAGACGATGTCGATTTCGTGCCTACGAACAAATTCGTTTTATGGGGACATCATTTTACGTCTGTTGCAGGTGCAGCACCGATTGTTGGACCAGCAATTGCAGTTTACTGGGGATGGTTGCCTGCCTTCTTATGGGTCATTCTCGGAACAGTTTTTGCGGCAGGCGTACATGACTTTGGAACGCTTGTACTTTCTGTGCGTCATAAAGGACAATCTGTCGGTACACTAGCGCACCGGCTAATTGGTCAACGTGCAAAAATATTATTCCTATTCATCATTCTTATTTTGGTTTTAATGGTAAACGCCGTATTTGCGTGGGTAATTTCAAATTTATTTATTCAGTTTCCGGCGAGTGTACTTCCGGTGTTTATTCAAATACCGCTTGCGGTTTGGATTGGGCATGCCGTTTATAAAAGAAAACAAAAAATGCTTGTTCCGTCGCTTATTGCACTTGCAGTCATGTATATTACAGCTGTATTCTCCAGTGAGTTCAGTTTTCTACAAATCGATCTTGTGAGGTATATGGGCGGTGAAAATGGGGCTGGTTTGTTTGGGCTAGGCGCTGTTTCAACTGCATTCTTCATATGGATTGTTGTTTTAATGATTTATGTGTATATCGCTTCAATTCTCCCAGTATGGAAGTTGTTGCAACCCCGTGACTTTATTAACTCACATCAACTTGTAGTAGGCCTTGGTATTTTGTATATTGGCCTATTATTTGTGAACCCAACAATTACGGCACCTGCGACAAATGCAGTAAGCGATGTATCTTGGTTTCCTTTACTTTTCATCACCATCGCGTGTGGAGCAATCTCCGGTTTTCATGGGCTCGTTTCTTCAGGAACCTCATCAAAACAATTGAATAAAGAAACAGACGCTCGGTTTGTTGGTTATCTAGGGGCAGTTGGAGAAGGTGTTTTAGCGTTAATATCTATTATTGCAGTCATTACATTTTTCCCGAATAAAGAGGCGTTTTCAGCTTCCTATTCAAGTTTTGCTGCTGCTAGCTCTGGAGGACTAGGGAACTTTGTCAAAGGGGCTAGTAATCTTGCGATGGGCCTTGGGATTCCAACAAGTATCTCTACGACAATCGTATCGATCATTGTCGTCAGTTTTGCAGCGACGACACTCGACTCGTCTTTACGATTGATGCGATATATTATCTCAGAGCTTGGTGTTGAATATAAAATTCCAGTGCTAGAAAAAAAGCATGTAGCTACTTCAGTTGCCGTCGTTTCAAGTGCAGCATTGGTTCTATTACCGAAGGGTCCTCAAGGATTTGGTTCTGGTGGATATTTACTATGGCCGCTATTTGGAACCGCAAACCAACTGTTAGCTGGAATTAGTTTACTCTTAATTTCCATATGGTTGAAGCGGCTTGGCCGGAACTACTTGGTCACCATTATTCCGATGGCCTTTGTTATGTTTATGACACTTTGGGCGATGTTCCAGCAAGTCATTTTTGAGTGGTCATTCATTGGCACGAGTTCAAATATGTTGTTGTTTATCTTCGGAGCAATTATCTTCGTCTTTGCGGTTTGGATTATGCTAACCGCAATCTCGGCCCTGTCAGGGAAGTACGACCATAAAATTTCTAGTCAAGAAGAAGATTAA
- a CDS encoding cory-CC-star protein — translation MLDKMKALIHWYEEVLSMPHRREVASELRDEDDLFMLLLYSEMIGIPNPVYYYTLELYPYMIEKFHDWHLRMGMEKSPLSGFRCC, via the coding sequence ATGCTCGATAAAATGAAAGCACTGATTCATTGGTATGAAGAAGTGCTAAGCATGCCGCATCGGCGTGAAGTAGCGAGTGAACTTAGAGATGAAGATGATTTATTTATGCTTCTCCTTTATTCAGAGATGATCGGCATTCCAAACCCGGTATATTACTACACATTAGAACTGTATCCATATATGATTGAAAAATTTCATGATTGGCATTTACGAATGGGAATGGAGAAATCACCGTTGTCAGGATTTCGTTGTTGTTAA
- a CDS encoding ArsA family ATPase: MEILKKDILFVGGKGGVGKSTSAAAIALKSAQDGYKTLLISTDPAHNVGDIFETKIGGKTTEVTKNLYALEIDPELETENYIKSVKENIKGVVKSAMMEEVHRQLDTAKASPGADEAALFDRLISIILEERTQFDKLIFDTAPTGHTIRLLSLPELMGVWIKGLLDKRRTTNENYSRLINDGDPVEDPIYDVLRVRQARFSKAREILLDELKTGFIFVLNPERLPIIETKKAIELLNNYDLHVSTLIVNKVLPENVDGNFMTERKKHEKQYIDKIEETFSQQKLLYVPLFSKDIVSREQLTLYSHYFEEG, translated from the coding sequence ATGGAGATATTAAAGAAAGATATTCTGTTTGTCGGGGGAAAGGGTGGCGTTGGAAAATCAACTTCAGCTGCAGCAATCGCATTAAAAAGTGCCCAAGATGGTTATAAAACATTATTAATATCTACAGATCCAGCCCATAACGTCGGAGATATTTTTGAGACTAAAATCGGTGGTAAAACGACAGAAGTCACAAAGAACTTATATGCACTTGAAATTGATCCGGAATTAGAAACTGAAAATTATATAAAAAGTGTGAAGGAAAACATTAAAGGCGTCGTTAAATCTGCTATGATGGAAGAAGTGCATCGTCAGTTGGATACAGCAAAAGCATCGCCAGGAGCAGATGAAGCAGCGTTATTCGATAGATTAATAAGTATTATCTTAGAAGAACGTACGCAATTTGATAAACTGATCTTCGATACAGCGCCCACGGGTCACACAATCCGTCTCTTATCTTTACCTGAATTAATGGGGGTATGGATTAAAGGACTGCTAGATAAACGAAGAACAACGAATGAAAATTATTCGAGATTAATTAATGACGGCGATCCTGTGGAGGATCCCATTTACGATGTATTGCGCGTGAGACAAGCCCGTTTTTCGAAAGCACGTGAAATATTGCTAGATGAATTGAAAACTGGTTTTATATTCGTCCTCAATCCGGAGCGCTTACCTATTATAGAAACTAAAAAAGCAATTGAACTACTAAATAATTATGATTTACATGTGTCTACACTCATCGTGAATAAAGTTCTACCCGAAAATGTGGATGGAAACTTCATGACAGAGCGTAAAAAACATGAGAAACAATATATTGATAAAATAGAAGAAACATTTTCTCAGCAAAAGTTGCTGTATGTACCATTATTTTCTAAAGATATTGTGAGTAGAGAGCAATTAACGCTTTATAGTCATTATTTTGAGGAAGGATGA
- a CDS encoding zinc-binding dehydrogenase: MKAFVHEFGQLKIKEMEVPTASDGEVVVALKAAGLNRRDLYIPNRRGDDAEALVLGSDGAGVIEAVGEGVTNVSVGDEVMINPALRWDENSEAPPKEFDILGMPDNGTFAEKIVLSAEQVERKPAYLTWEEAGVVALAGLTGYRALFTKGNLQAGETVFIPGAGSGVATYLISFAKNIGARVIVTSRSEEKRKQALALGADIALDTNEDWELALADETVDLVIDSVGRATFNRSLEILKKGGRIVVFGATTEDTVDLDLRNFFYSQFQLLGSTMGSREELREMIAHIEKYETRPVLDKVFDLRDAAEAFRDLEESKNFGKIALQINSKTIS, encoded by the coding sequence GTGAAAGCTTTTGTACATGAGTTTGGTCAATTGAAAATTAAGGAAATGGAAGTTCCGACTGCAAGTGACGGAGAAGTCGTTGTCGCACTTAAGGCTGCTGGCTTAAATCGTCGGGACTTATATATCCCAAATCGTCGTGGAGATGACGCAGAAGCCCTAGTTTTAGGCTCTGATGGGGCAGGAGTCATTGAGGCGGTTGGTGAAGGTGTTACAAACGTTTCTGTTGGTGATGAAGTGATGATCAATCCGGCCCTACGTTGGGATGAAAATAGTGAAGCACCGCCAAAAGAGTTTGATATTTTAGGGATGCCTGATAATGGGACATTTGCTGAGAAAATTGTACTTTCGGCAGAACAAGTTGAAAGAAAACCAGCGTATCTTACTTGGGAAGAGGCGGGTGTAGTGGCGCTTGCCGGTTTGACAGGGTACCGTGCGCTATTTACAAAAGGAAATTTACAGGCGGGAGAAACTGTATTTATACCGGGGGCAGGAAGCGGTGTTGCAACATACTTAATTTCATTCGCTAAAAATATTGGCGCACGCGTTATCGTGACGTCGCGTAGCGAGGAAAAGCGTAAACAAGCATTAGCATTAGGCGCCGACATTGCGCTCGATACGAACGAAGATTGGGAACTAGCGTTAGCGGATGAAACTGTAGATCTCGTAATCGATAGTGTGGGACGTGCAACATTTAACCGTTCTTTAGAAATCTTGAAAAAAGGCGGACGAATTGTCGTCTTTGGTGCCACGACAGAAGATACGGTGGATTTAGATTTACGCAATTTCTTTTATAGCCAGTTTCAATTACTCGGTTCAACAATGGGAAGCCGCGAGGAATTACGTGAGATGATTGCACATATTGAAAAATACGAAACACGTCCAGTCCTTGATAAAGTATTCGATCTTCGAGACGCGGCTGAAGCGTTTCGTGATTTAGAAGAGAGCAAGAATTTCGGGAAGATTGCGTTGCAAATTAATAGCAAAACAATCTCTTGA